ACGGGTGGAGGTTCAGGTCTCGGCCTCACCGCACAAGCAGCCGGACCAGGCGGTCCGCGCCGAGATCACGCTGATCGGCAAGGGGCCGGTGATCCGGTCCGAGGCCTCCTCCGATGACAAGTACGTGGCGTTCGAGCACGCCCTGGACAAGATGAAGTCCCAGCTCCGCAAGGCGGCCGACCGCCGCAAGGTCCACCGCGGCCTGCGCGTCGCCGAGACGCTGGACGCCGCCTCCCCGGCCGTCAACGGGGCCGGCGAGGACGAGGGCACCGAGGTGCGGCGCATCGCCGGGCTGGAGGTCACCGGGGACGGCCCGCTGGTCGTCCGGGAGAAGGTCTTCACGACCTCGCCGCTGACGCTGGCCCAGGCGCTGGACGAGATGGAACTGGTCGGCCACGACTTCTTCCTCTACGTCGACGCGGACTCGGGCCGGCCGAGCGTCGTCTACCGGCGCCGGGCCTACGACTACGGCGTCATCCACCTGGACGTCGCCGAGAAGTGAGCGCTGACCACGGCCGGGCATCGGGGAGCCGCTGATGCCCGGCCGGCTCACGCTCGGAGCCGCCCGCCGGATCGCGCTCGCCGCGCAGGGGGTCGGCCGGCCGCGCCCGGCCGCGGTCACCATGCGGCACGTGCAGGCCGAGATCGACCGGGTCGCGCAGTTCCAGATCGACTCGGTCAACGTGGCGGTGCGCGCCCACTACATGCCGCTGTTCACCCGGCTCGGCCCCTACGACGTCGACCTGCTGCGGCGCGCCACCGACCGGGCGCCCCGGCGGCTGTTTGAGTACTGGGGGCACGCGGCGAGCCTGATCGACACCCGGCTCCACCCGGCGCTGCGCTGGCGCATGGACCGGCACCGCGAGCGGGGCGACGAGCGGGTGGCCGCGATCCTGGCCGACAAGCCCGACCTGCACGGCCGCATCCTGGCCCAGCTCGCCGACCACGGGGCGCTGGCGGCCCGCGCGGTGGACAACGAGGAGGTCCGCGAGCGCGAGCACTGGGGGTGGAACTGGTCGGAGGCCAAGCACGTCCTGGAGCACCTGTTCAACACGGGCGAGCTCAGCGTGGCCGGGCGGAACACCGCGTTCGAGCGCCGCTACGACCTGGCGCACCGGGTGCTGCCCGCCGCGGTCATGGACGAGCCGGCCCTGACGCACGCGGAGGGGTACGACGTGCTGGTGGGGCGGGCGGCCCGCGCCCTCGGCGTCGCCGACCTGGATGCGCTCAGCGCCTACTTCTACCTCTCCAAGGAGGGGACGCTGGCCGCCATCGCCCGGCTGCAGGCGGCGGGGCTCCTCGAACCCGTCACGGTGGCGGGGCTGGACGCGCCGCACTGGCTGTGGCACGAGGCGCGCCGCCCGAGGACCTGGCACGCCTGCGCCCTGGTCAGCCCGTTCGACTCGCTGACCTTCGAGCGCGGACGCCTCGAGCGGCTGTTCGGCACCCGCTACCGCATCGAGATCTACGTGCCGGCCGCCAAGCGCGAGTTCGGCTACTACGTCTACCTGTTCTTCCTCGGCGACGCGCCCGCGGCCCGCGTCGACCTGAAGGCCGACCGCGCCCGCGGCGTCCTACTGGTCCGGTCGGCCTGGCTCGAGCCGCACGCGGCGGCCGAGCCGACGGCCCTGGCGCTGGCGTCCGAGCTGCGCGCCATGGCGGGCTGGCTGGGCCTGGCGGACGTGGTCGTGGAGCCCGTCGGCACCCTGGCGGCCACGCTCGCCGCCTCGGTGTGACCGGCGGGCCGGGTCAACCTCTACGATGGAAGGTGGACGCCGAGCCTCGGCGTCCGCGACATGACGACGGAAAGCGCGGAAACGTGGGCCTGTTCGACAAGCTGATGCACCTGGGTGAGGGGCGCTCGATCAAGCGCCTGGAGGCGATCGCCAAGCAGGTGAACCATATCGAGCCCGACTTCGAGGCGATGGACGACGACGAGCTGCGCGCTCAAACGGCCGACTTCCGCCAGCGTCTGGAGAACGGCGAGGAGCTCGACCGGCTGCTGCCCGAGGCGTTCGCGACCGTCCGCGAGGCCAGCCGTCGCGTGCTGGGCAAGCGGCACTACGACGTCCAGATCATGGGCGGCGCCGCGCTGCACCAGGCCACCATCGCCGAGATGAAGACCGGCGAGGGCAAGACGCTGGTCGCGACGCTGCCCAGCTACCTCAACGGTCTGACCGGCAAGGGCGTCCACGTCGTCACCGTCAACGACTACCTCGCCAAGTACCAGTCCGACCAGATGGGCCGCATCCACCACTTCCTCGGCCTGGACACCGGCGTGATCCTGCAGCACATGACGCCGGCCGAGCGCCGCGTCGCCTACGCCGCCGACATCACCTACGGCACCAACAACGAGTTCGGCTTCGACTTCCTGCGCGACAACATGGCGCTGTCGCTTGAGGACTGCGTGCAGCGCGGCCACCACTACGCCATCGTCGACGAGGTGGACTCGATCCTGATCGACGAGGCCCGTACCCCGCTCATCATCTCCGGCCCCGCCGAGGACAACCACCGCTGGTACCCGGTCTTCGCGCGCCTGGTGACCAAGATGATCCGCGACACCCACTACGAGGTCGACGAGAAGAAGAAGACGATCTCGGTGATGGAGCCGGGCATCGCGCTGGTGGAGGACAGCCTCGGCATCGAGAACCTCTACGAGTCGGCCAACACCCCGCTGATCAGCTACCTCAACAACGCCGTGCGCGCCAAGGAACTGTT
Above is a window of Propioniciclava coleopterorum DNA encoding:
- the hpf gene encoding ribosome hibernation-promoting factor, HPF/YfiA family, with product MDVIVTGRRCTISDDFREKATERIQGIERFRDRVQRVEVQVSASPHKQPDQAVRAEITLIGKGPVIRSEASSDDKYVAFEHALDKMKSQLRKAADRRKVHRGLRVAETLDAASPAVNGAGEDEGTEVRRIAGLEVTGDGPLVVREKVFTTSPLTLAQALDEMELVGHDFFLYVDADSGRPSVVYRRRAYDYGVIHLDVAEK
- a CDS encoding winged helix-turn-helix domain-containing protein, with the translated sequence MPGRLTLGAARRIALAAQGVGRPRPAAVTMRHVQAEIDRVAQFQIDSVNVAVRAHYMPLFTRLGPYDVDLLRRATDRAPRRLFEYWGHAASLIDTRLHPALRWRMDRHRERGDERVAAILADKPDLHGRILAQLADHGALAARAVDNEEVREREHWGWNWSEAKHVLEHLFNTGELSVAGRNTAFERRYDLAHRVLPAAVMDEPALTHAEGYDVLVGRAARALGVADLDALSAYFYLSKEGTLAAIARLQAAGLLEPVTVAGLDAPHWLWHEARRPRTWHACALVSPFDSLTFERGRLERLFGTRYRIEIYVPAAKREFGYYVYLFFLGDAPAARVDLKADRARGVLLVRSAWLEPHAAAEPTALALASELRAMAGWLGLADVVVEPVGTLAATLAASV